In a genomic window of Anser cygnoides isolate HZ-2024a breed goose chromosome 26, Taihu_goose_T2T_genome, whole genome shotgun sequence:
- the TACC1 gene encoding transforming acidic coiled-coil-containing protein 1 isoform X7, which translates to MGAAQSQKPREGGAAGRRSGCKVKKYETQALVLDVCTQDEGALISEIPDIANRDGHATDEEKLASTTSVQKPAGLEKKGEPEDDLEYFECSNVPVPAAKHGVEAGFEKELSKQMDKDGPGAFPGSPGLCLTDKSPVAITSGSRSESPLDGICLSASEKAAVLTLIREEIITKEIEANEWKKKYEESRQEVLEMRKIVAEYEKTIAQMIEDEQRTNMTSQKNLQQLTMEKDQALADLNSVERSLSDLFRRYENLKGVLEGFKKNEEALKKCAQDYLTRVKQEEQRYQALKVHAEEKLDKANEEIAQVRTKAKAESAALHAGLRKEQMKVESLERALQQKNQEIEELTKICDELIAKLGRTD; encoded by the exons GAGCGGCTGCAAGGTGAAGAAGTACGAGACGCAGGCGCTGGTGCTGGACGTCTGCACCCAG GATGAAGGAGCGTTGATCTCAGAAATCCCAGATATTGCAAATCGGGATGGACATGCCACTGATGAAGAGAAGCTGGCCTCCACCACCTCTGTGCAGAAACCAGCCGGGCTGGAGAAGAAGGGAGAGCCTGAAGATGACCTGGAGTACTTTGAGTGCTCGAACGTCCCCGTGCCGGCGGCAAAGCACGGTGTGGAGGCAG GCTTTGAAAAGGAGCTCTCCAAGCAGATGGACAAGGATGGGCCTGGTGCCTTCCCC GGCAGCCCCGGGCTGTGCTTGACGGACAAATCCCCCGTGGCCATCACCAGCGGGAGCAGGAGCGAGAGCCCCCTGGATGGCATCTGCCTGAGCGCGTCCGAGAAGGCGGCCGTGCTCACGCTCATCAGGGAGGAG ATAATCACGAAGGAGATTGAAGCCAACGAGTGGAAGAAGAAATACGAAGAGAGCCGTCAGGAAGTCTTGGAGATGAG GAAAATCGTGGCCGAGTACGAGAAGACCATTGCCCAGATGATAG AGGACGAGCAGAGGACAAACATGACGTCTCAGAAGAACCTGCAGCAGCTCACCATGGAAAAGGACCAGGCCCTGGCAGACCTGAACTCAGTGGAGAGGTCCCTGTCGGATCTCTTCAGGAGATATGAGAACCTGAAGGGCGTCCTCGAAGGCTTTAAGAAG aatgAAGAGGCCTTGAAGAAGTGTGCCCAAGATTATTTAACCCGGGTCAAGCAAGAAGAGCAGCGGTATCAGGCTCTGAAGGTCCACGCAGAAGAAAAATTAGACAA agccaACGAGGAGATCGCCCAGGTGCGCACAAAAGCCAAAGCAGAGAGCGCGGCGCTGCACGCCGGGCTGCGCAAGGAGCAGATGAAGGTGGAGTCCCTGGAgagagccctgcagcagaag AACCAGGAGATTGAGGAGCTGACCAAGATCTGCGACGAGCTGATAGCGAAGCTGGGAAGGACAGACTGA
- the TACC1 gene encoding transforming acidic coiled-coil-containing protein 1 isoform X1 has protein sequence MAFSAWQLLSPVQWARWTWSAVRGGGAAEGEDGGVGREAEEDSRAESKPPGFSSDSEGNFETPEAETPVRSPLKELCEPPPGPPQPEAGTQGLSGHAELVGAACRDSSRGQHPEDAAQPEIGAPPADAGTEGESGPEDPSLTRPPAGAQHPAALGTGAGAGCAAEPAPVPHAGRAAREPVMSGGDPAGGGAGLAEQEDDGLAQESSPGRDQLRKGKPPSPGRKGEESAEPAGEEPPVPPASYQFDPEQYDESVSPFVAGGCKLQSSPPTPRRLPLPVSEPGGDLAPQTKGQVPKAEVDVTEGGEGTETRRATPRKGSRIPASKLTPKRHRDPARKPAEDAERCPPEPPLPQGPPRAAAAPWDSPDLNPFSGSSALQHSPTLPKGSYQFDPDNFDSVDPFKPTKTLASATDCCPAADNSLNEILESQTLEVPDELAKGRDSPKKPKSRLITTTEQVKFLCFLLSGCKVKKYETQALVLDVCTQDEGALISEIPDIANRDGHATDEEKLASTTSVQKPAGLEKKGEPEDDLEYFECSNVPVPAAKHGVEAGFEKELSKQMDKDGPGAFPGSPGLCLTDKSPVAITSGSRSESPLDGICLSASEKAAVLTLIREEIITKEIEANEWKKKYEESRQEVLEMRKIVAEYEKTIAQMIEDEQRTNMTSQKNLQQLTMEKDQALADLNSVERSLSDLFRRYENLKGVLEGFKKNEEALKKCAQDYLTRVKQEEQRYQALKVHAEEKLDKANEEIAQVRTKAKAESAALHAGLRKEQMKVESLERALQQKNQEIEELTKICDELIAKLGRTD, from the exons ATGGCGTTCAGCGCCTGGCAGCTGCTGTCCCCGGTGCAGTGGGCCAGGTGGACGTGGTCGGCGGTGCGCGGCGGGGGCGCCGCCGAGGGGGAGGACGGAGGGGTCGGGCGAGAGGCGGAGGAGGACTCGCGGGCGGAGAGCAAGCCGCCGGGCTTCAG CTCGGACTCCGAAGGTAATTTTGAGACCCCTGAAGCGGAAACGCCGGTCCGCTCGCCGCTAAAGGAGCTCTGCGAGCCGCCGCCGGGACCGCCGCAGCCTGAGGCCGGGACCCAAG GGCTCAGCGGGCACGCAGAGCTGGTCGGGGCCGCCTGCAGGGACAGCTCGCGGGGGCAGCACCCCGAAGATGCGGCGCAGCCAGAGATCGGAGCCCCTCCAGCCGATGCGGGGACCGAAGGGGAAAGCGGCCCTGAAGACCCATCGCTGACACGGCCGCCGGCTGGAGCCCAGCACCCGGCCGCCCTCGGGACTGGGGCTGGCGCTGGCTGCGCCGCGGAGCCGGCCCCGGTGCCCCATGCGGGCAGAGCCGCCCGCGAGCCGGTGATGTCGGGAGGGGACCCGGCCggtgggggcgcggggctggcggAGCAGGAGGATGATGGCTTGGCACAGGAGAGCTCGCCCGGTCGGGACCAGCTCCGAAAGGGAAAACCACCTTCcccagggaggaaaggagaagaaagcgCGGAGCCTGCTggggaggagcccccggtgcccccagctTCCTACCAGTTCGACCCCGAGCAGTACGACGAGAGCGTGAGCCCCTTtgtggcagggggctgcaagcTGCAGAGCTCCCCTCCgaccccccgccgcctcccatTGCCAGTGAGCGAGCCGGGGGGGGACCTGGCCCCCCAGACCAAAGGGCAGGTCCCGAAAGCTGAGGTCGACGTCACGGAGGGCGGAGAGGGCACGGAGACACGAAGAGCCACGCCAAGGAAGGGCAGCAGGATACCGGCCAGCAAGCTGACACCGAAGAGGCACCGGGATCCCGCGAGGAAGCCTGCTGAGGATGCAGAAAGGTGTCCGCCGGAGCCGCCCCttccccagggcccccccagggcagctgctgcgCCGTGGGACAGCCCAGACCTCAACCCTTTCAGTGGCAGCTCAGCGCTGCAGCACTCGCCCACGCTCCCCAAAGGCTCTTACCAGTTCGACCCCGATAACTTTGACTCCGTGGATCCCTTTAAGCCCACCAAGACCCTCGCCAGCGCCACCGACTGCTGCCCCGCTGCCGACAACAGCCTGAACGAAATCCTCGAGTCTCAGACGCTGGAGGTGCCGGATGAGCTCGCAAAGGGCAGGGACTCCCCGAAGAAGCCCAAGTCACGCCTGATAAC GACCACTGAACAAGtgaaatttctctgttttctgtt GAGCGGCTGCAAGGTGAAGAAGTACGAGACGCAGGCGCTGGTGCTGGACGTCTGCACCCAG GATGAAGGAGCGTTGATCTCAGAAATCCCAGATATTGCAAATCGGGATGGACATGCCACTGATGAAGAGAAGCTGGCCTCCACCACCTCTGTGCAGAAACCAGCCGGGCTGGAGAAGAAGGGAGAGCCTGAAGATGACCTGGAGTACTTTGAGTGCTCGAACGTCCCCGTGCCGGCGGCAAAGCACGGTGTGGAGGCAG GCTTTGAAAAGGAGCTCTCCAAGCAGATGGACAAGGATGGGCCTGGTGCCTTCCCC GGCAGCCCCGGGCTGTGCTTGACGGACAAATCCCCCGTGGCCATCACCAGCGGGAGCAGGAGCGAGAGCCCCCTGGATGGCATCTGCCTGAGCGCGTCCGAGAAGGCGGCCGTGCTCACGCTCATCAGGGAGGAG ATAATCACGAAGGAGATTGAAGCCAACGAGTGGAAGAAGAAATACGAAGAGAGCCGTCAGGAAGTCTTGGAGATGAG GAAAATCGTGGCCGAGTACGAGAAGACCATTGCCCAGATGATAG AGGACGAGCAGAGGACAAACATGACGTCTCAGAAGAACCTGCAGCAGCTCACCATGGAAAAGGACCAGGCCCTGGCAGACCTGAACTCAGTGGAGAGGTCCCTGTCGGATCTCTTCAGGAGATATGAGAACCTGAAGGGCGTCCTCGAAGGCTTTAAGAAG aatgAAGAGGCCTTGAAGAAGTGTGCCCAAGATTATTTAACCCGGGTCAAGCAAGAAGAGCAGCGGTATCAGGCTCTGAAGGTCCACGCAGAAGAAAAATTAGACAA agccaACGAGGAGATCGCCCAGGTGCGCACAAAAGCCAAAGCAGAGAGCGCGGCGCTGCACGCCGGGCTGCGCAAGGAGCAGATGAAGGTGGAGTCCCTGGAgagagccctgcagcagaag AACCAGGAGATTGAGGAGCTGACCAAGATCTGCGACGAGCTGATAGCGAAGCTGGGAAGGACAGACTGA
- the TACC1 gene encoding transforming acidic coiled-coil-containing protein 1 isoform X2, whose product MAFSAWQLLSPVQWARWTWSAVRGGGAAEGEDGGVGREAEEDSRAESKPPGFSSDSEGNFETPEAETPVRSPLKELCEPPPGPPQPEAGTQGLSGHAELVGAACRDSSRGQHPEDAAQPEIGAPPADAGTEGESGPEDPSLTRPPAGAQHPAALGTGAGAGCAAEPAPVPHAGRAAREPVMSGGDPAGGGAGLAEQEDDGLAQESSPGRDQLRKGKPPSPGRKGEESAEPAGEEPPVPPASYQFDPEQYDESVSPFVAGGCKLQSSPPTPRRLPLPVSEPGGDLAPQTKGQVPKAEVDVTEGGEGTETRRATPRKGSRIPASKLTPKRHRDPARKPAEDAERCPPEPPLPQGPPRAAAAPWDSPDLNPFSGSSALQHSPTLPKGSYQFDPDNFDSVDPFKPTKTLASATDCCPAADNSLNEILESQTLEVPDELAKGRDSPKKPKSRLITSGCKVKKYETQALVLDVCTQDEGALISEIPDIANRDGHATDEEKLASTTSVQKPAGLEKKGEPEDDLEYFECSNVPVPAAKHGVEAGFEKELSKQMDKDGPGAFPGSPGLCLTDKSPVAITSGSRSESPLDGICLSASEKAAVLTLIREEIITKEIEANEWKKKYEESRQEVLEMRKIVAEYEKTIAQMIEDEQRTNMTSQKNLQQLTMEKDQALADLNSVERSLSDLFRRYENLKGVLEGFKKNEEALKKCAQDYLTRVKQEEQRYQALKVHAEEKLDKANEEIAQVRTKAKAESAALHAGLRKEQMKVESLERALQQKNQEIEELTKICDELIAKLGRTD is encoded by the exons ATGGCGTTCAGCGCCTGGCAGCTGCTGTCCCCGGTGCAGTGGGCCAGGTGGACGTGGTCGGCGGTGCGCGGCGGGGGCGCCGCCGAGGGGGAGGACGGAGGGGTCGGGCGAGAGGCGGAGGAGGACTCGCGGGCGGAGAGCAAGCCGCCGGGCTTCAG CTCGGACTCCGAAGGTAATTTTGAGACCCCTGAAGCGGAAACGCCGGTCCGCTCGCCGCTAAAGGAGCTCTGCGAGCCGCCGCCGGGACCGCCGCAGCCTGAGGCCGGGACCCAAG GGCTCAGCGGGCACGCAGAGCTGGTCGGGGCCGCCTGCAGGGACAGCTCGCGGGGGCAGCACCCCGAAGATGCGGCGCAGCCAGAGATCGGAGCCCCTCCAGCCGATGCGGGGACCGAAGGGGAAAGCGGCCCTGAAGACCCATCGCTGACACGGCCGCCGGCTGGAGCCCAGCACCCGGCCGCCCTCGGGACTGGGGCTGGCGCTGGCTGCGCCGCGGAGCCGGCCCCGGTGCCCCATGCGGGCAGAGCCGCCCGCGAGCCGGTGATGTCGGGAGGGGACCCGGCCggtgggggcgcggggctggcggAGCAGGAGGATGATGGCTTGGCACAGGAGAGCTCGCCCGGTCGGGACCAGCTCCGAAAGGGAAAACCACCTTCcccagggaggaaaggagaagaaagcgCGGAGCCTGCTggggaggagcccccggtgcccccagctTCCTACCAGTTCGACCCCGAGCAGTACGACGAGAGCGTGAGCCCCTTtgtggcagggggctgcaagcTGCAGAGCTCCCCTCCgaccccccgccgcctcccatTGCCAGTGAGCGAGCCGGGGGGGGACCTGGCCCCCCAGACCAAAGGGCAGGTCCCGAAAGCTGAGGTCGACGTCACGGAGGGCGGAGAGGGCACGGAGACACGAAGAGCCACGCCAAGGAAGGGCAGCAGGATACCGGCCAGCAAGCTGACACCGAAGAGGCACCGGGATCCCGCGAGGAAGCCTGCTGAGGATGCAGAAAGGTGTCCGCCGGAGCCGCCCCttccccagggcccccccagggcagctgctgcgCCGTGGGACAGCCCAGACCTCAACCCTTTCAGTGGCAGCTCAGCGCTGCAGCACTCGCCCACGCTCCCCAAAGGCTCTTACCAGTTCGACCCCGATAACTTTGACTCCGTGGATCCCTTTAAGCCCACCAAGACCCTCGCCAGCGCCACCGACTGCTGCCCCGCTGCCGACAACAGCCTGAACGAAATCCTCGAGTCTCAGACGCTGGAGGTGCCGGATGAGCTCGCAAAGGGCAGGGACTCCCCGAAGAAGCCCAAGTCACGCCTGATAAC GAGCGGCTGCAAGGTGAAGAAGTACGAGACGCAGGCGCTGGTGCTGGACGTCTGCACCCAG GATGAAGGAGCGTTGATCTCAGAAATCCCAGATATTGCAAATCGGGATGGACATGCCACTGATGAAGAGAAGCTGGCCTCCACCACCTCTGTGCAGAAACCAGCCGGGCTGGAGAAGAAGGGAGAGCCTGAAGATGACCTGGAGTACTTTGAGTGCTCGAACGTCCCCGTGCCGGCGGCAAAGCACGGTGTGGAGGCAG GCTTTGAAAAGGAGCTCTCCAAGCAGATGGACAAGGATGGGCCTGGTGCCTTCCCC GGCAGCCCCGGGCTGTGCTTGACGGACAAATCCCCCGTGGCCATCACCAGCGGGAGCAGGAGCGAGAGCCCCCTGGATGGCATCTGCCTGAGCGCGTCCGAGAAGGCGGCCGTGCTCACGCTCATCAGGGAGGAG ATAATCACGAAGGAGATTGAAGCCAACGAGTGGAAGAAGAAATACGAAGAGAGCCGTCAGGAAGTCTTGGAGATGAG GAAAATCGTGGCCGAGTACGAGAAGACCATTGCCCAGATGATAG AGGACGAGCAGAGGACAAACATGACGTCTCAGAAGAACCTGCAGCAGCTCACCATGGAAAAGGACCAGGCCCTGGCAGACCTGAACTCAGTGGAGAGGTCCCTGTCGGATCTCTTCAGGAGATATGAGAACCTGAAGGGCGTCCTCGAAGGCTTTAAGAAG aatgAAGAGGCCTTGAAGAAGTGTGCCCAAGATTATTTAACCCGGGTCAAGCAAGAAGAGCAGCGGTATCAGGCTCTGAAGGTCCACGCAGAAGAAAAATTAGACAA agccaACGAGGAGATCGCCCAGGTGCGCACAAAAGCCAAAGCAGAGAGCGCGGCGCTGCACGCCGGGCTGCGCAAGGAGCAGATGAAGGTGGAGTCCCTGGAgagagccctgcagcagaag AACCAGGAGATTGAGGAGCTGACCAAGATCTGCGACGAGCTGATAGCGAAGCTGGGAAGGACAGACTGA
- the TACC1 gene encoding transforming acidic coiled-coil-containing protein 1 isoform X6, with product MAFSAWQLLSPVQWARWTWSAVRGGGAAEGEDGGVGREAEEDSRAESKPPGFRSGCKVKKYETQALVLDVCTQDEGALISEIPDIANRDGHATDEEKLASTTSVQKPAGLEKKGEPEDDLEYFECSNVPVPAAKHGVEAGFEKELSKQMDKDGPGAFPGSPGLCLTDKSPVAITSGSRSESPLDGICLSASEKAAVLTLIREEIITKEIEANEWKKKYEESRQEVLEMRKIVAEYEKTIAQMIEDEQRTNMTSQKNLQQLTMEKDQALADLNSVERSLSDLFRRYENLKGVLEGFKKNEEALKKCAQDYLTRVKQEEQRYQALKVHAEEKLDKANEEIAQVRTKAKAESAALHAGLRKEQMKVESLERALQQKNQEIEELTKICDELIAKLGRTD from the exons ATGGCGTTCAGCGCCTGGCAGCTGCTGTCCCCGGTGCAGTGGGCCAGGTGGACGTGGTCGGCGGTGCGCGGCGGGGGCGCCGCCGAGGGGGAGGACGGAGGGGTCGGGCGAGAGGCGGAGGAGGACTCGCGGGCGGAGAGCAAGCCGCCGGGCTTCAG GAGCGGCTGCAAGGTGAAGAAGTACGAGACGCAGGCGCTGGTGCTGGACGTCTGCACCCAG GATGAAGGAGCGTTGATCTCAGAAATCCCAGATATTGCAAATCGGGATGGACATGCCACTGATGAAGAGAAGCTGGCCTCCACCACCTCTGTGCAGAAACCAGCCGGGCTGGAGAAGAAGGGAGAGCCTGAAGATGACCTGGAGTACTTTGAGTGCTCGAACGTCCCCGTGCCGGCGGCAAAGCACGGTGTGGAGGCAG GCTTTGAAAAGGAGCTCTCCAAGCAGATGGACAAGGATGGGCCTGGTGCCTTCCCC GGCAGCCCCGGGCTGTGCTTGACGGACAAATCCCCCGTGGCCATCACCAGCGGGAGCAGGAGCGAGAGCCCCCTGGATGGCATCTGCCTGAGCGCGTCCGAGAAGGCGGCCGTGCTCACGCTCATCAGGGAGGAG ATAATCACGAAGGAGATTGAAGCCAACGAGTGGAAGAAGAAATACGAAGAGAGCCGTCAGGAAGTCTTGGAGATGAG GAAAATCGTGGCCGAGTACGAGAAGACCATTGCCCAGATGATAG AGGACGAGCAGAGGACAAACATGACGTCTCAGAAGAACCTGCAGCAGCTCACCATGGAAAAGGACCAGGCCCTGGCAGACCTGAACTCAGTGGAGAGGTCCCTGTCGGATCTCTTCAGGAGATATGAGAACCTGAAGGGCGTCCTCGAAGGCTTTAAGAAG aatgAAGAGGCCTTGAAGAAGTGTGCCCAAGATTATTTAACCCGGGTCAAGCAAGAAGAGCAGCGGTATCAGGCTCTGAAGGTCCACGCAGAAGAAAAATTAGACAA agccaACGAGGAGATCGCCCAGGTGCGCACAAAAGCCAAAGCAGAGAGCGCGGCGCTGCACGCCGGGCTGCGCAAGGAGCAGATGAAGGTGGAGTCCCTGGAgagagccctgcagcagaag AACCAGGAGATTGAGGAGCTGACCAAGATCTGCGACGAGCTGATAGCGAAGCTGGGAAGGACAGACTGA
- the TACC1 gene encoding transforming acidic coiled-coil-containing protein 1 isoform X5, whose amino-acid sequence MPSGPPRPWSSDSEGNFETPEAETPVRSPLKELCEPPPGPPQPEAGTQGLSGHAELVGAACRDSSRGQHPEDAAQPEIGAPPADAGTEGESGPEDPSLTRPPAGAQHPAALGTGAGAGCAAEPAPVPHAGRAAREPVMSGGDPAGGGAGLAEQEDDGLAQESSPGRDQLRKGKPPSPGRKGEESAEPAGEEPPVPPASYQFDPEQYDESVSPFVAGGCKLQSSPPTPRRLPLPVSEPGGDLAPQTKGQVPKAEVDVTEGGEGTETRRATPRKGSRIPASKLTPKRHRDPARKPAEDAERCPPEPPLPQGPPRAAAAPWDSPDLNPFSGSSALQHSPTLPKGSYQFDPDNFDSVDPFKPTKTLASATDCCPAADNSLNEILESQTLEVPDELAKGRDSPKKPKSRLITTTEQVKFLCFLLSGCKVKKYETQALVLDVCTQDEGALISEIPDIANRDGHATDEEKLASTTSVQKPAGLEKKGEPEDDLEYFECSNVPVPAAKHGVEAGFEKELSKQMDKDGPGAFPGSPGLCLTDKSPVAITSGSRSESPLDGICLSASEKAAVLTLIREEIITKEIEANEWKKKYEESRQEVLEMRKIVAEYEKTIAQMIEDEQRTNMTSQKNLQQLTMEKDQALADLNSVERSLSDLFRRYENLKGVLEGFKKNEEALKKCAQDYLTRVKQEEQRYQALKVHAEEKLDKANEEIAQVRTKAKAESAALHAGLRKEQMKVESLERALQQKNQEIEELTKICDELIAKLGRTD is encoded by the exons ATGCCGTCCGGGCCGCCGCGTCCTTGGAG CTCGGACTCCGAAGGTAATTTTGAGACCCCTGAAGCGGAAACGCCGGTCCGCTCGCCGCTAAAGGAGCTCTGCGAGCCGCCGCCGGGACCGCCGCAGCCTGAGGCCGGGACCCAAG GGCTCAGCGGGCACGCAGAGCTGGTCGGGGCCGCCTGCAGGGACAGCTCGCGGGGGCAGCACCCCGAAGATGCGGCGCAGCCAGAGATCGGAGCCCCTCCAGCCGATGCGGGGACCGAAGGGGAAAGCGGCCCTGAAGACCCATCGCTGACACGGCCGCCGGCTGGAGCCCAGCACCCGGCCGCCCTCGGGACTGGGGCTGGCGCTGGCTGCGCCGCGGAGCCGGCCCCGGTGCCCCATGCGGGCAGAGCCGCCCGCGAGCCGGTGATGTCGGGAGGGGACCCGGCCggtgggggcgcggggctggcggAGCAGGAGGATGATGGCTTGGCACAGGAGAGCTCGCCCGGTCGGGACCAGCTCCGAAAGGGAAAACCACCTTCcccagggaggaaaggagaagaaagcgCGGAGCCTGCTggggaggagcccccggtgcccccagctTCCTACCAGTTCGACCCCGAGCAGTACGACGAGAGCGTGAGCCCCTTtgtggcagggggctgcaagcTGCAGAGCTCCCCTCCgaccccccgccgcctcccatTGCCAGTGAGCGAGCCGGGGGGGGACCTGGCCCCCCAGACCAAAGGGCAGGTCCCGAAAGCTGAGGTCGACGTCACGGAGGGCGGAGAGGGCACGGAGACACGAAGAGCCACGCCAAGGAAGGGCAGCAGGATACCGGCCAGCAAGCTGACACCGAAGAGGCACCGGGATCCCGCGAGGAAGCCTGCTGAGGATGCAGAAAGGTGTCCGCCGGAGCCGCCCCttccccagggcccccccagggcagctgctgcgCCGTGGGACAGCCCAGACCTCAACCCTTTCAGTGGCAGCTCAGCGCTGCAGCACTCGCCCACGCTCCCCAAAGGCTCTTACCAGTTCGACCCCGATAACTTTGACTCCGTGGATCCCTTTAAGCCCACCAAGACCCTCGCCAGCGCCACCGACTGCTGCCCCGCTGCCGACAACAGCCTGAACGAAATCCTCGAGTCTCAGACGCTGGAGGTGCCGGATGAGCTCGCAAAGGGCAGGGACTCCCCGAAGAAGCCCAAGTCACGCCTGATAAC GACCACTGAACAAGtgaaatttctctgttttctgtt GAGCGGCTGCAAGGTGAAGAAGTACGAGACGCAGGCGCTGGTGCTGGACGTCTGCACCCAG GATGAAGGAGCGTTGATCTCAGAAATCCCAGATATTGCAAATCGGGATGGACATGCCACTGATGAAGAGAAGCTGGCCTCCACCACCTCTGTGCAGAAACCAGCCGGGCTGGAGAAGAAGGGAGAGCCTGAAGATGACCTGGAGTACTTTGAGTGCTCGAACGTCCCCGTGCCGGCGGCAAAGCACGGTGTGGAGGCAG GCTTTGAAAAGGAGCTCTCCAAGCAGATGGACAAGGATGGGCCTGGTGCCTTCCCC GGCAGCCCCGGGCTGTGCTTGACGGACAAATCCCCCGTGGCCATCACCAGCGGGAGCAGGAGCGAGAGCCCCCTGGATGGCATCTGCCTGAGCGCGTCCGAGAAGGCGGCCGTGCTCACGCTCATCAGGGAGGAG ATAATCACGAAGGAGATTGAAGCCAACGAGTGGAAGAAGAAATACGAAGAGAGCCGTCAGGAAGTCTTGGAGATGAG GAAAATCGTGGCCGAGTACGAGAAGACCATTGCCCAGATGATAG AGGACGAGCAGAGGACAAACATGACGTCTCAGAAGAACCTGCAGCAGCTCACCATGGAAAAGGACCAGGCCCTGGCAGACCTGAACTCAGTGGAGAGGTCCCTGTCGGATCTCTTCAGGAGATATGAGAACCTGAAGGGCGTCCTCGAAGGCTTTAAGAAG aatgAAGAGGCCTTGAAGAAGTGTGCCCAAGATTATTTAACCCGGGTCAAGCAAGAAGAGCAGCGGTATCAGGCTCTGAAGGTCCACGCAGAAGAAAAATTAGACAA agccaACGAGGAGATCGCCCAGGTGCGCACAAAAGCCAAAGCAGAGAGCGCGGCGCTGCACGCCGGGCTGCGCAAGGAGCAGATGAAGGTGGAGTCCCTGGAgagagccctgcagcagaag AACCAGGAGATTGAGGAGCTGACCAAGATCTGCGACGAGCTGATAGCGAAGCTGGGAAGGACAGACTGA